One region of Culex pipiens pallens isolate TS chromosome 2, TS_CPP_V2, whole genome shotgun sequence genomic DNA includes:
- the LOC128092665 gene encoding prostatic spermine-binding protein-like encodes MRRGDSADNDGDGRRERCLTGDGENTGDLLRGDSADDDGDGRRERCLTGDGESTGDMRRGDSADDDGDGRRERCLTGDGESTGDMRRGDSADDDGDGRRERCLTGDGENTGDLLRGDSADDDGNGRCERCLTDDGENVSAA; translated from the exons ATGCGCCGGGGGGACTCAGCCGACAATGACGGCGACGGCAGACGTGAGCGCTGCCTGACCGGCGACGGCGAGAATACTGGTGACCTGCTCCGGGGGGACTCAGCCGACGATGACGGCGACGGCAGACGTGAGCGCTGCCTGACCGGCGACGGCGAGAGTACTGGCGACATGCGCCGGGGGGACTCAGCCGACGATGACGGCGACGGCAGACGTGAGCGCTGCCTGACCGGCGACGGCGAGAGTACTGGCGACATGCGCCGGGGGGACTCAGCCGACGATGACGGCGACGGCAGACGTGAGCGCTGCCTGACCGGCGACGGCGAGAATACTGGTGACCTGCTCCGGGGGGACTCAGCCGACGATGACGGCAACGGCAGATGCGAGCGCTGCCTGACCGACGACGGCGAGA ACGTGAGCGCTGCCTGA